A portion of the Luxibacter massiliensis genome contains these proteins:
- the wecB gene encoding non-hydrolyzing UDP-N-acetylglucosamine 2-epimerase, whose amino-acid sequence MKRLKLMTIVGTRPELIRLSEIIKKADLFFEHIFVHTGQNYSDTLNDIFYEDLQIRKPDFYLDVVGGHLGDTLGNIIAKSYALMEKEHPDALLILGDTNSALSAIAAKRLKIPIFHMEAGNRCFDENLPEETNRRIVDHIADINLPYTEHARRYLLAEGIRKEHIYVTGSPMKEVILAQKQRIDASDVLKRLELEEKKYIVLSAHREENVDHEGHFMGLMDAVNSLAEHYKMPIIYSVHPRSQGWIEKRKFKFHPLVQKMPPFNFTDYSKLMQQAYCVVSDSGTMPEEASVSHFPGVCIRTSTERPEALDKGGFIIGGITEESLLQSVDMAVRMETVNSVVPDYEEPDVSGTVIRLIQSYTRIIDEKVWRKE is encoded by the coding sequence ATGAAGAGATTGAAATTAATGACCATCGTAGGGACAAGGCCGGAGTTAATCAGGCTGTCGGAAATTATTAAAAAGGCAGATTTGTTTTTTGAACATATTTTTGTCCATACAGGCCAGAACTACAGCGATACGTTAAATGATATTTTTTATGAAGATCTGCAGATTAGAAAACCTGATTTTTATCTGGATGTGGTGGGCGGGCATTTAGGAGATACACTGGGAAACATCATCGCTAAATCATATGCTTTGATGGAAAAGGAACATCCAGATGCACTGCTAATATTGGGGGATACTAATTCAGCGCTCTCTGCTATTGCGGCGAAAAGGCTGAAAATCCCAATTTTCCACATGGAGGCCGGGAACCGCTGTTTTGACGAGAATCTTCCAGAGGAGACGAACAGGCGTATTGTGGATCATATAGCAGATATAAATCTGCCTTATACCGAACATGCAAGGCGCTATCTTCTGGCAGAAGGGATTAGGAAGGAGCACATTTATGTCACAGGCTCCCCCATGAAGGAAGTGATACTGGCCCAGAAGCAGCGTATTGATGCAAGTGATGTTCTTAAGCGTCTGGAACTGGAGGAGAAAAAGTATATTGTACTGTCAGCCCACAGAGAAGAGAATGTAGACCACGAAGGACACTTTATGGGACTGATGGATGCAGTAAACAGCCTGGCAGAGCATTATAAAATGCCGATTATCTATTCTGTGCACCCCAGAAGCCAAGGGTGGATAGAAAAGAGAAAGTTTAAATTCCATCCTTTAGTACAGAAGATGCCTCCCTTTAATTTTACGGATTACAGTAAATTGATGCAGCAGGCCTATTGTGTTGTCTCAGACAGCGGGACAATGCCGGAAGAGGCTTCGGTCAGCCATTTTCCAGGAGTATGTATCAGGACCTCCACAGAGAGGCCGGAAGCCCTGGATAAAGGTGGGTTTATTATTGGAGGCATTACAGAAGAATCTCTCTTACAGTCAGTAGATATGGCTGTAAGGATGGAGACGGTTAATTCCGTAGTCCCAGATTATGAAGAGCCGGATGTATCTGGAACCGTCATTAGGTTAATCCAAAGTTATACAAGAATTATAGATGAAAAGGTTTGGAGAAAAGAATGA
- a CDS encoding class I SAM-dependent methyltransferase yields the protein MKVGQKLLLRAYLGSIDAKTKLVIFGAGENGIRLLHVLRDCGEKVDLFCDNSESKKGNMIESVHCIGYEELKEIKDDVLVMVSPSNAADIYLRLKTDRFRRVVPKEIMDLFYFLPKEETALFPIGHYYSLYPDFQYLERNRKSIFSRDKEVLDISMNTREQSALLKEMQGLYSTLPRWQGKEEESRFRYYHGNPSLAAGDTVALHCMLRLLKPRRVIEVGSGFSSAVILDTNEYYLDHSVQCSFIEPYPALLKSLCKETDDIYLQECGLQEVELEFFGQLEFGDILFIDSTHVSKAGSDVNYLLFEILPRLKSGVYIHFHDIFYPFEYPEEWVLHSDMIWNELYVLRAFLQNNQEYSIKFFQNFMEQEYGDLYLEHWPLKEKPHGGSLWIQKK from the coding sequence ATGAAGGTTGGACAAAAATTATTGTTGCGTGCATATCTGGGTTCTATTGACGCTAAGACGAAGCTGGTAATTTTTGGGGCAGGAGAGAATGGAATCAGGCTCTTACATGTATTGAGGGACTGCGGGGAGAAAGTGGATTTATTTTGCGACAACAGCGAAAGCAAAAAGGGGAACATGATAGAAAGCGTCCATTGTATTGGATATGAGGAATTGAAAGAAATAAAGGACGATGTTCTGGTGATGGTTTCTCCGTCCAATGCAGCTGATATATATCTGAGGCTGAAAACAGACCGATTCAGACGAGTAGTCCCAAAAGAAATTATGGACTTATTTTATTTTCTTCCGAAAGAAGAGACAGCATTGTTTCCTATAGGGCATTATTACTCTCTGTATCCAGATTTTCAGTATCTTGAAAGAAATAGGAAAAGCATATTTTCCCGGGACAAAGAAGTCTTGGATATATCCATGAATACTAGGGAACAGTCTGCGCTTTTAAAGGAGATGCAGGGCCTCTATAGTACCCTGCCCCGATGGCAGGGGAAGGAAGAGGAGAGCAGATTCCGCTACTATCATGGAAATCCCAGCCTGGCAGCCGGAGACACAGTGGCCCTGCATTGTATGCTCAGGCTGCTTAAGCCGCGCAGGGTCATTGAGGTTGGATCCGGATTTTCTTCAGCAGTCATACTGGATACAAATGAATACTATTTAGATCATTCTGTACAGTGCTCTTTCATTGAACCTTATCCAGCGCTGCTTAAATCCTTATGCAAAGAGACAGACGATATATATCTGCAGGAATGCGGTCTTCAGGAAGTGGAGCTGGAGTTTTTTGGACAACTGGAGTTTGGGGATATACTTTTTATTGATTCTACACATGTATCAAAAGCTGGCTCCGATGTAAATTATCTGTTGTTTGAGATACTGCCCAGACTAAAAAGTGGGGTTTATATACACTTCCATGATATATTCTACCCCTTTGAGTATCCTGAAGAGTGGGTCCTGCATTCAGATATGATTTGGAATGAACTGTATGTGCTCAGGGCGTTTCTTCAGAATAATCAGGAGTATTCTATCAAATTCTTCCAGAATTTTATGGAGCAAGAATATGGGGATCTTTATCTGGAGCATTGGCCGCTGAAGGAAAAGCCCCATGGGGGAAGTCTCTGGATACAAAAGAAATAA
- a CDS encoding polysaccharide biosynthesis protein, translating into MGVFTDKVLMITGGTGSFGNAVLERFLDSDIREIRIFSRDEKKQDDMRRHYQNPKIKYYVGDVRDYRSVKDAIHAVDFIFHAAALKQVPSCEFFPMEAVKTNVVGVDNVLTAAIEAGVEKVICLSTDKAAYPINAMGISKAMMERVFVAKSRTTDSTVICGTRYGNVMCSRGSVIPLFIKQIKEGKPITVTNPDMTRFLMSLDEAVDLVMFAFEHGQAGDIFVQKAPACTIGVLAQAVKELFHAENPIQYIGVRHGEKQNETLLTKEECSQAFDLGDFYKVPSDNRDLNYDNYFEKGKIEKAKIEEFTSDSTKQLNVEEVKETLLGLKYIQEELGLWEA; encoded by the coding sequence ATGGGTGTATTTACAGATAAAGTTCTGATGATCACAGGAGGTACAGGTTCCTTTGGAAACGCCGTGCTTGAGCGTTTTCTGGATTCTGATATCCGGGAAATCAGAATTTTTTCCAGAGATGAGAAAAAACAGGATGATATGAGGAGGCATTACCAGAATCCTAAAATCAAATATTATGTAGGGGATGTGAGAGATTACCGCAGCGTAAAGGATGCAATTCATGCTGTGGACTTTATTTTTCATGCCGCGGCTCTGAAGCAGGTGCCTTCCTGTGAATTTTTCCCTATGGAGGCTGTTAAAACAAATGTAGTGGGCGTGGACAACGTACTGACTGCGGCCATTGAGGCCGGGGTTGAGAAGGTCATCTGCCTGTCCACGGACAAGGCCGCATACCCAATTAATGCAATGGGAATCAGCAAGGCAATGATGGAAAGAGTATTTGTGGCTAAATCCAGGACAACAGATTCAACAGTTATCTGTGGTACCAGATATGGGAATGTGATGTGCTCAAGGGGGTCTGTCATTCCCCTTTTTATAAAACAGATAAAAGAAGGGAAACCAATTACAGTTACAAACCCGGATATGACAAGGTTTCTAATGAGTCTGGACGAGGCGGTCGATCTGGTAATGTTTGCATTTGAACATGGGCAGGCAGGCGATATTTTTGTACAGAAAGCACCAGCATGTACTATCGGTGTTCTGGCTCAGGCGGTAAAGGAGCTTTTTCATGCAGAGAATCCAATACAGTATATTGGCGTCAGGCATGGGGAGAAGCAAAATGAGACACTCCTGACTAAGGAGGAATGCAGCCAGGCTTTTGATCTGGGAGATTTTTATAAGGTGCCGTCAGACAACAGGGACTTAAATTATGATAATTATTTTGAAAAGGGAAAGATAGAAAAGGCAAAAATAGAGGAGTTTACTTCAGACAGTACAAAGCAATTGAATGTAGAAGAAGTAAAGGAGACTTTGCTGGGGTTAAAATATATCCAGGAAGAATTAGGACTCTGGGAGGCATAG
- a CDS encoding dTDP-4-dehydrorhamnose reductase family protein gives MRILVFGANGMAGHMAGTYLREVGHEIIGYSRTPCECCSQWVQGDVLDQRHIRQVLKENKFDAVVNAVGVLNTKVDEDLWEGIYINSAFPHLVAECLKGSEARLIHISTDCVFSGKEGKYAETNQPDADTYYGRSKALGEVKDDKNLTLRTSIIGPELKADGVGLLHWFLNQAGTVSGYQRVIWSGVTTLELAKAIEAAINQNISGLYHLVNNRWIAKYELLKLFNKHMRGGQVEIRPDGRVISDKSLINTRTDFQYTVPGYEEMIEELAGWMKEHKSLYPLYQAGR, from the coding sequence ATGAGGATATTAGTATTCGGCGCCAATGGCATGGCCGGGCATATGGCCGGCACATATCTTAGGGAAGTGGGGCACGAGATAATAGGCTACTCCAGGACGCCGTGTGAATGCTGCAGCCAGTGGGTACAGGGGGATGTCCTGGATCAGCGGCATATCCGGCAGGTCCTAAAGGAAAATAAATTTGACGCAGTTGTAAATGCAGTGGGCGTATTAAATACAAAAGTAGATGAGGATCTTTGGGAAGGCATTTATATTAATAGTGCATTCCCCCACTTAGTGGCAGAATGCTTGAAGGGGTCTGAGGCGCGGCTTATACATATTAGTACAGATTGTGTGTTTTCGGGCAAAGAGGGAAAATATGCAGAAACCAACCAACCAGATGCGGATACTTATTATGGCAGAAGCAAGGCCTTGGGCGAGGTGAAGGATGATAAAAACCTGACTCTGCGTACTTCTATTATCGGGCCGGAGCTAAAAGCGGACGGCGTAGGGTTACTGCACTGGTTTTTAAACCAGGCCGGGACAGTAAGCGGGTATCAGAGAGTGATCTGGTCGGGAGTGACAACCCTTGAGCTTGCCAAAGCGATAGAGGCGGCTATCAATCAAAATATAAGCGGCCTGTACCATTTAGTGAATAACAGATGGATTGCAAAGTATGAGCTGCTGAAGTTGTTTAATAAGCATATGCGGGGCGGCCAGGTTGAGATACGGCCGGACGGCAGAGTGATTAGTGATAAATCTTTGATTAATACAAGAACAGATTTTCAATATACGGTTCCGGGATATGAAGAAATGATTGAAGAGCTGGCAGGGTGGATGAAAGAGCATAAGAGCCTGTACCCACTATATCAGGCCGGCAGATAA
- a CDS encoding glycosyltransferase, with protein MNILQVNYSDLMGRIFNGYDLQISLNERGIQASQAVRDKLSHDGRVYGVGADPAIQEEIKHVEKRFSISHLLYPYGQKLKKMECYEKADIVHYHILHNNFISLLDLPLLMENKTSVWTIHDPWIVTGNCVHPLQCGRWKTGCGSCRNLEYKWFEMRQDHTRQMWEIKRQVFKQINPTIVVASRFMEDYIKASPLTGHFTDIVRIPFGVKQRMCRVWDQKEMRRKFSLPQESFVIGFRSEDDKVKGCDFLYKALENLDGKEEVSLLTVGGGEIPRKIKEKFRIRELGWVNDDKTIEQFFACCDLFVMPSLAESFGLMAVEAMAAGVPVVCFKDTAVEEMIHGSMCGMAVEYMNIEELKKALEYMVQNAEAARSKGEAGRELAAREYTYELYIERHVQLYEKLLREERGKV; from the coding sequence TTGAACATACTTCAGGTGAATTATTCTGACTTAATGGGGAGAATTTTTAACGGCTATGATTTGCAGATATCCTTAAATGAGAGGGGCATACAGGCGTCCCAGGCTGTGAGGGACAAGTTAAGCCATGACGGCCGGGTATATGGGGTGGGTGCAGACCCTGCCATACAGGAGGAAATCAAGCATGTAGAAAAGCGGTTTTCTATAAGCCATCTCTTATATCCATATGGACAAAAATTAAAAAAGATGGAGTGTTACGAAAAAGCAGATATTGTACACTATCATATTTTGCACAATAATTTTATTTCGCTTTTGGATCTGCCCCTGTTGATGGAAAATAAAACATCTGTGTGGACCATCCACGATCCATGGATTGTGACCGGCAACTGCGTGCATCCGCTGCAGTGCGGCCGCTGGAAAACGGGGTGCGGTTCCTGCAGGAATCTGGAGTACAAATGGTTTGAGATGAGACAGGACCATACCCGTCAAATGTGGGAGATAAAAAGGCAGGTATTTAAGCAGATAAATCCCACGATTGTGGTGGCTTCCAGATTTATGGAAGATTACATAAAGGCCAGTCCCCTGACAGGGCATTTTACGGATATTGTCAGGATCCCCTTCGGGGTAAAACAAAGAATGTGCCGGGTGTGGGATCAAAAGGAAATGAGAAGAAAGTTCTCTCTGCCCCAGGAATCTTTTGTTATTGGATTCCGCAGTGAGGATGATAAAGTGAAGGGCTGTGACTTTTTATATAAGGCGTTGGAGAATTTGGATGGAAAAGAAGAAGTATCCCTGCTCACTGTTGGCGGAGGGGAGATACCCAGGAAAATAAAGGAAAAATTCAGGATAAGAGAGCTTGGATGGGTGAATGATGATAAAACCATAGAACAGTTCTTTGCCTGCTGTGATTTGTTTGTAATGCCCTCCCTGGCCGAGTCTTTCGGGCTTATGGCTGTGGAGGCAATGGCGGCTGGAGTGCCTGTAGTGTGCTTTAAGGATACTGCTGTGGAGGAGATGATTCATGGGTCTATGTGCGGCATGGCCGTGGAGTATATGAACATAGAAGAGCTGAAAAAGGCATTGGAATATATGGTGCAGAATGCAGAGGCCGCGCGCAGTAAAGGAGAAGCGGGAAGGGAACTGGCGGCCAGGGAGTACACATATGAGCTGTATATTGAGAGGCATGTACAGCTATATGAAAAGCTATTGCGGGAAGAAAGAGGTAAGGTTTAG
- a CDS encoding glycosyltransferase family 2 protein — translation MGKALVTIVIPVYNGSDFMEEAIDSALAQTYENCEILVVNDGSRDHGETEKIALSYGDRIKYFKKENGGTASALNLALENMQGDYFAWLSHDDIYYPEKIARQVGEMESSGYKASFCDYHILREGGLKSSVTAGHCYPACFLEKGVFPVVNGMIQFGGVLLGKEIIEKYGKFNEQLKTTQDFEYLFRILKKEGMQYIPETLYAVRYHEGQGSRNIQTVHQDADNMYEMFLEEVGSKEREAAYGSGYNYYYQMLLNIWPQKHLKRSWKKCLWYLAYEADYRCGAEEIPQFLQDKRIYIYGAGNYGKRLLLDMQIRGIEAEGFIDRDMSRKEAEGLPCISPEEAEGFKKEILVIAAALEVDGIVEGLKARGFPAVVTKSQFDTWSIQNPPRKETVLPAILNQHYEVCIYGAGQYGLECYFLLKDSGVQTAMFCDKDKQKWGFVLDDVSCISYEELEKKDKEKLVIFICIKNPHILKQQFTLACFPHVYTREDILGMAGQGIINPYKNEGGLDIFEPEKIRQIDWFREAFYKKEADRAKLPEPGTGDKFEEALVNILRNADKRRQ, via the coding sequence ATGGGAAAAGCCCTTGTGACAATTGTAATTCCGGTTTACAACGGATCTGATTTTATGGAGGAGGCCATAGACAGTGCGCTGGCCCAGACTTATGAAAATTGCGAAATACTCGTCGTAAACGATGGTTCCCGGGATCATGGCGAGACGGAGAAGATTGCCCTGTCCTATGGGGACAGAATTAAGTATTTCAAAAAGGAAAATGGAGGGACAGCCTCCGCGCTGAATCTTGCTTTGGAAAACATGCAGGGAGATTACTTTGCCTGGCTCTCCCATGACGATATCTATTACCCAGAGAAAATCGCCAGACAGGTAGGGGAGATGGAGAGCAGCGGATATAAGGCCTCTTTTTGTGATTACCATATTCTGCGGGAGGGAGGGTTGAAATCCTCTGTGACTGCAGGGCACTGCTATCCGGCATGTTTTTTGGAAAAAGGGGTATTTCCTGTGGTAAATGGGATGATTCAATTCGGCGGAGTTCTTTTGGGGAAAGAAATCATAGAAAAGTATGGGAAATTTAATGAACAGTTAAAGACAACCCAGGATTTTGAGTATTTATTCCGTATTTTGAAAAAGGAAGGTATGCAATATATACCAGAGACATTATATGCAGTCCGGTATCATGAAGGGCAGGGGAGCCGGAACATACAGACGGTCCACCAGGATGCGGACAATATGTATGAAATGTTTTTAGAAGAGGTGGGTTCTAAGGAAAGAGAAGCTGCTTACGGCAGCGGCTATAACTATTATTACCAGATGCTGCTAAATATCTGGCCCCAGAAACATTTAAAGAGGAGTTGGAAGAAGTGTCTTTGGTATCTGGCTTACGAGGCAGATTATAGGTGCGGGGCAGAGGAGATTCCTCAGTTTCTGCAGGATAAAAGAATCTATATTTACGGCGCTGGAAATTATGGGAAAAGGCTGCTGCTTGACATGCAAATAAGAGGGATTGAGGCGGAAGGGTTTATAGACAGAGATATGTCGAGGAAAGAGGCAGAGGGACTACCCTGCATTTCTCCGGAAGAGGCAGAGGGATTTAAGAAGGAAATTCTTGTGATTGCCGCTGCACTTGAGGTGGACGGGATTGTGGAGGGGTTAAAGGCAAGAGGATTTCCGGCAGTGGTGACCAAAAGCCAGTTTGATACATGGTCTATACAGAACCCTCCTAGGAAGGAAACGGTTCTTCCAGCCATATTGAACCAGCATTATGAGGTGTGTATTTATGGAGCCGGCCAGTATGGACTGGAATGTTATTTTTTATTGAAAGACAGCGGGGTACAGACCGCAATGTTCTGTGACAAAGATAAACAGAAGTGGGGGTTTGTGCTGGATGATGTGAGCTGTATTTCTTATGAGGAGCTGGAAAAGAAGGATAAAGAAAAACTGGTGATTTTCATCTGCATTAAAAATCCCCATATACTGAAACAACAGTTTACCCTGGCCTGCTTTCCCCATGTATATACCCGGGAAGATATTTTAGGCATGGCAGGCCAGGGAATTATCAATCCTTATAAAAACGAGGGGGGCCTGGACATTTTTGAACCTGAGAAAATCAGGCAGATAGATTGGTTCCGGGAAGCATTTTATAAGAAAGAAGCCGACAGGGCAAAATTGCCGGAGCCTGGAACCGGGGATAAGTTCGAAGAGGCCCTTGTGAATATTTTGAGGAACGCAGATAAGAGGAGACAGTAG
- a CDS encoding radical SAM protein, with protein sequence MKWKTPGSEFDTVKDSIIEAYKNKIIYIYGAGMIGKRVFRALNTVTDWRVSAFVDQYKGGTKYCGLDVIGIPEMERLIAEDKGDILILMALHDEIGIPVSRNLESFSKAGRKVCRTYGEFMRHDFPVLAFYEYGKTVVHSLSCIVTEKCTLRCEKCSIRLPYFQYQKKYSVESLKEEIDLAFQKIDFICDFTFTGGEPLLNQELGEILSHLGERYGDRAGTVKVITNGTIRPSASLLECMKKYGIYAEISDYTKAVESIKEQVLENYRRFQDGGIPTYLLSTAQWVDFGFERPVHPDKSEEEMAGFFDRCRTLCRGYIDGKIWYCINARFAEQALSREYDPENMLDLRELGDRPNDKLRLLEFDAGYGRRGYLTMCRYCHGGCDINTHYIEVGKQWEKPL encoded by the coding sequence ATGAAATGGAAAACACCGGGCAGTGAATTTGACACTGTGAAGGATTCTATCATAGAGGCATATAAAAATAAAATCATTTATATTTATGGCGCGGGCATGATTGGGAAAAGAGTGTTCCGGGCATTAAATACGGTGACAGACTGGCGGGTCAGTGCTTTCGTGGATCAATATAAAGGCGGTACGAAGTATTGTGGGCTGGATGTAATCGGCATACCTGAGATGGAGAGGCTGATTGCAGAAGATAAGGGAGATATTCTTATATTAATGGCCCTGCACGATGAGATTGGAATTCCTGTAAGCAGAAATCTGGAGAGTTTTTCCAAGGCAGGGCGGAAGGTGTGCAGGACATATGGTGAATTTATGCGGCATGATTTTCCAGTGCTTGCATTCTATGAATATGGAAAGACCGTGGTACATTCCCTGTCTTGTATCGTCACAGAGAAATGTACCCTGCGATGTGAAAAGTGTTCTATCCGGCTCCCCTATTTCCAGTACCAAAAGAAATATTCTGTTGAAAGCCTGAAGGAAGAAATAGATCTGGCATTCCAAAAAATAGACTTTATCTGCGATTTCACCTTTACAGGGGGCGAGCCTCTTCTGAATCAGGAATTAGGAGAGATCCTTAGCCATCTCGGGGAGAGGTATGGAGACAGGGCAGGCACCGTAAAGGTTATAACCAATGGGACTATTAGGCCCTCTGCTTCTCTTTTGGAGTGCATGAAAAAGTATGGGATATATGCGGAGATCAGCGATTATACAAAGGCAGTAGAAAGTATAAAAGAGCAGGTTCTGGAAAACTATAGAAGATTCCAGGATGGGGGGATCCCTACGTATTTGTTAAGCACGGCCCAGTGGGTAGATTTTGGGTTTGAAAGGCCCGTACATCCTGACAAGAGTGAGGAAGAAATGGCAGGTTTTTTTGACCGGTGCCGGACACTGTGCAGGGGGTATATTGATGGGAAGATCTGGTATTGCATTAATGCCAGGTTTGCTGAGCAGGCTCTTTCGAGGGAGTATGACCCGGAGAACATGCTGGATTTAAGAGAGCTAGGGGACAGACCTAATGACAAGCTGCGCCTGCTTGAGTTTGACGCGGGGTACGGCAGGCGGGGGTATCTAACCATGTGCCGGTATTGCCATGGAGGCTGCGATATCAATACACATTATATTGAGGTGGGAAAGCAATGGGAAAAGCCCTTGTGA
- a CDS encoding LicD family protein, translated as MRQAREYRVSPKELKKMQHIELEMLLETDRICRKHGIAYSLDGGTLLGAVRHKGFIPWDDDIDVIMLREEYQRFRQACRNELDPEKFFLQDYKSDPHYRWGWAKIRRRNTEHVRLGQEFMKQETGVFIDIFVADNVPDNPILRRLHHLLCYLVRKILYAPLGARQAKGLGSWAAYILLGHISREKAFALRDRLAKACNRKKTELISHYTLEYPRSCRYGLPAKCFDQFTELEFEGHKFRAFAEYDIYLRGHYGDYMKLPPKEKRVSHSKVSRLDMTGVEI; from the coding sequence ATGAGACAGGCCAGAGAATATAGAGTTTCACCTAAGGAACTGAAAAAGATGCAGCATATAGAATTGGAGATGCTGCTTGAGACAGACAGGATATGCAGGAAACATGGAATTGCCTATTCTCTGGATGGAGGCACCCTTCTGGGAGCTGTCAGGCACAAAGGGTTTATACCCTGGGATGACGACATTGACGTGATTATGCTGAGGGAAGAATACCAACGGTTCAGGCAGGCGTGCAGGAATGAATTAGATCCAGAGAAGTTTTTTCTGCAGGATTATAAAAGTGATCCCCATTACCGTTGGGGATGGGCGAAGATAAGGCGCCGTAATACGGAACATGTGCGGCTTGGACAAGAGTTTATGAAGCAGGAGACAGGGGTCTTTATAGATATTTTCGTGGCAGATAATGTGCCGGATAACCCGATATTGAGAAGGCTTCATCATTTGCTCTGTTATTTGGTCAGAAAAATACTCTATGCCCCGTTAGGAGCCAGGCAGGCAAAGGGACTGGGATCCTGGGCAGCCTATATTTTGCTGGGCCATATATCAAGGGAAAAGGCCTTTGCCCTGAGGGACAGGCTGGCCAAGGCCTGCAATAGAAAAAAGACAGAGCTGATCAGCCATTATACGCTTGAATACCCGAGGAGCTGCAGATATGGCCTTCCGGCGAAGTGTTTCGATCAATTTACGGAACTGGAGTTTGAGGGCCATAAATTCCGGGCATTTGCGGAGTATGACATTTATCTGCGGGGGCATTATGGAGACTATATGAAACTGCCTCCCAAAGAAAAAAGAGTGTCACATTCGAAAGTGTCCAGGCTTGATATGACAGGAGTGGAGATATGA
- a CDS encoding radical SAM protein: MKWQNKGHEFDDVYNNIEKKDRFYLFGAGEYGGILYGLLEKEIPILGFIDNAPEKQGTLFNGKPVLSLEQAAGQAGPSTGIIVAVSPYTRLPIMQQLMIKGFVQGENVFTMEMFMSVYEAYAKGRVYMPSISFLPSTRCNLRCEACLNFTTYMKHFDERPWEQIREDVDLFFSCVDFIMLFHISGGEPMLYPHMGRLVEYIDANYREKIQILRTVTNGTVLPKPELLALLAKHNTELTVDDYREAVPESGETFDELLIELEKHHVKYEVNKADEWIDLAPAATNHEDWSEFRLQKQFESCHVPWQELRGGRIYSCNYASYAMVAGLAGTDETEYFDLKKYTPGRCKELMEFRMGYNEKGYVEFCKRCSGYIDINPNKVMPAKQAGRQYGQ; encoded by the coding sequence TTGAAATGGCAGAATAAAGGACACGAATTTGACGATGTTTACAACAATATAGAGAAAAAAGACCGATTTTATCTGTTTGGGGCAGGGGAATATGGAGGGATATTATATGGCCTCCTGGAAAAGGAGATTCCCATCCTGGGATTTATAGATAATGCCCCCGAGAAGCAGGGCACGCTTTTTAACGGCAAGCCTGTGCTGTCCCTGGAGCAGGCAGCGGGGCAGGCAGGCCCTTCCACGGGGATTATTGTGGCAGTATCCCCATATACCAGGCTGCCAATTATGCAGCAGTTGATGATCAAGGGGTTTGTGCAGGGTGAGAATGTATTTACTATGGAGATGTTCATGTCCGTATATGAGGCCTATGCAAAAGGAAGGGTGTATATGCCGTCCATCTCCTTCCTCCCCAGCACCCGGTGTAACCTGCGCTGTGAGGCATGTCTGAATTTTACCACATATATGAAGCATTTTGACGAGCGTCCCTGGGAGCAGATCCGTGAGGATGTGGATCTGTTTTTTTCCTGCGTGGATTTTATTATGCTGTTTCACATTAGCGGCGGGGAACCTATGTTATATCCCCATATGGGACGGCTGGTGGAGTATATTGACGCTAATTACCGGGAGAAGATTCAGATATTAAGGACAGTTACCAACGGTACAGTCTTACCTAAGCCAGAACTCCTTGCATTACTGGCAAAGCATAATACAGAGCTGACTGTAGATGATTACCGGGAGGCTGTACCAGAAAGTGGAGAGACTTTTGATGAACTATTAATAGAATTAGAGAAGCACCATGTGAAATATGAGGTCAATAAAGCAGATGAATGGATTGACCTGGCGCCTGCCGCCACCAACCATGAGGATTGGAGTGAATTCCGCCTGCAGAAACAGTTTGAGAGCTGCCATGTACCCTGGCAGGAACTAAGGGGAGGGCGGATTTACAGCTGTAATTATGCCAGCTATGCCATGGTCGCGGGCCTGGCGGGGACGGATGAGACAGAGTACTTTGACTTAAAGAAATATACCCCCGGCAGATGTAAGGAGCTTATGGAATTCAGGATGGGATATAACGAGAAAGGATATGTGGAATTCTGTAAAAGATGCAGCGGGTACATTGATATCAATCCAAATAAAGTAATGCCTGCAAAACAGGCAGGGAGACAGTACGGACAATGA